The genomic stretch tttccattgaCATTCCCAGCGCTGCCATAGAAATAGTAGTGTAgaacatagaaataaaattccTACGATGCAAGTGCTCTTACTCcgaacttcttcttttttacccATAAATAGTCTTATGATAGGTAGAAGAACATATATCATAACaccttattattttgatatatcgaTGATAAAATACAAACTATCTAGGTTTGTAATTAAGCTGAGCATAATACCGCTATTTGTCCTGAATTTTCTAGTGATACCTTTGAGCTATTACTAATATAGCACAATCAGAGAATATTTCTAACCTGCAAAAGATGAGAAGAAATTGTCTATGAAATATTAGAGCATAAcctacaataataaaatataataataaataatatagtatGATTCCATCAAATATCTAAATGAAAATGCACCTAAGACGTTTATTATCACTAAATAAGTCATTAATCGATAGAAGATATTTTCATAGGACTTCAAATTTGTGTGAAAGAAAACCAGAAAATCCCATTTGGAGAACATTGCGAATATTAGGTGAAGATTTACAATTCAAACGACGAGCACCTAAAACACCAGAGGAACATGTGAAACTATTGAATAGACAGTTTCCTAGACATGCTGATGTCGTAATTATAGGAGGAGGCGCTATTGGTAGTTCTATCGCTTATTggttgaaatataaaacaaactatGATGGAATACATGTAGTGGTGTTAGATAAAGATACAACggtaattaaaaattacattaaaatttggtaaatacatttatattttttagtttaaaaaatgcTCGACAGCAATATCTATGGGTGCATTAACACAACAGTATTCTTTGCCAGAAAATATTCAACTAGCTACATATGGGGCCGAATTTTTGAGGAACAGTAAAAGGACATTTGGtgatgaaattaatataaattttgaccCTGCAGGTTATTTGTTGTTAGCTAGTGAAGATGGTGCTTCACAATTAGaagataatattaaattacaaaatgaatatggaacaataaatattttgctcAGTCctcaacaaattaaaaaaaggttaataatttaaaaaataaaagccTGTAATTGATAAGAGtaagtattttttgttttttttttcttagatttCCTTATTTAGATGTGACAGATGTTGCTATTGGAAGTTTGGGTTTAGAACGAGAGGGATGGTTCAATGCTTGGGATATGTTAACACTTATAAGAAGTAATGCTATTAAATTAGGAGCTCAATATATCAACGCCGAAGCTATAGACtttttgtttgaagaaaaaaaagacaTTATGGTAGAAGGTGTAGAAGGATATTATCAAGGTACAAATCAAATTGTGGTAAGTTAATTTTACAactcattttcatttaatggAATTACAGCTTTTCATTAGAATGTATGAATACATTACGCAAAGTAAACACTAGGGCTAAATTATAGACTACACTACAATATATAATAAGCTACATTAAATAACTCTTTCATGAAGCTTATCTTTtgcaaaatataattgaaatgttgaaaattgaaattatcactaatctataaataattttaaaataaatattcattttaaggTGAAACTTCCGAATGAAGAAGATTATAGAACAATAGAATTTGCTTATTGTATTATAGCTGCTGGCCACGAATCAACTGAGGTATCAAAATTAGCAGGGATAGGAATTAAACCAGGGATGTTATCAATTCCATTGCCAATAGAAAAGAGGTAAATTTCAGTATAATAAccacaattataaaattaaaataaaagtattaataataatatattaaattaattaatactaGCTAAACTATCAACTTAAATCAACAGGCAGAGGTATGTTTATTCTTTTGACTGTAAAGAACACGTACCAAGTATTAACACCCCCATGATAGAAGATTATTCTGGAATATACTTCAGAAGGGAAGGTCTAGCTGGCACATTTCTTGTAGGTGCTTCACCTCATCCTGATTTTACACCTCCCAGTGATAGTGAAGAAgacaaaagtaaattttttaatgagaTGGTATTACCTTGTTTATCAAGAAGAGTTCCAGCATTTAAAGATGTTCAggtaattataatttcataattagcCCTACTTTTGGTAGGTGGCTTAGGTAATATCAATTGGAacaaaatatactatatatttCAGGATTAAAAACAGGACTATAATTTTCTGGATATTAATGATTGTTTTTTACACAACTATACATTTAGGTAATgatcaaaatattcaatgttttcatttaataatggaagatattatcaattaaattatagtTATCAACTACTATTAtacatttacattttaaaatctGGAGGTATTCGAGGATCAAAATAGTTTGTAGCTAATGTGGTGGAAAATATATATAGGAAGTTCTGATAAGCACTTAATGATACTAACCAGACACACAGCAGTTGAAATGTTAGCTTCTTCCAAATCAATTCTTTGAGCACCAAGATAAAATATATCATGATCACAATAAGAGAATTTTCGTctcaaaatgtgaaaattttattaaacaatcGTCTCAAACCCCATGAATCCCATCTTGACCATGCATTTGAATGGAATGCTGCGATATATCCTTTACCAATTTAGCTCTTATTTCACTCCCAAAGGATTATTTCCTAGATAGTGTAGTAACACTGTCTTCAGTGAATATGAATACTGGAAATGGTAAAATAGTTTCCCTACCTTggtttatattgaattttcaactaaataaatatagatattaccattttcatatgaaaataaattttaggtaACAGGGTCTTGGAGTGGACCCTATGATTACAACGTTTTTGACGGAAATGGCATAGTAGGACCTCATCCTTATTATATCAATATGTATTTAGCTACAGGATTTAGTAACCAAggtagaaaacttttttttacgtTACATGGGatgtgtttttgataatttataaattcaaattttatttaactatacaaaaaaaattttgttttttttacagGTATCCAACAAGCCCCTGGTGTTGGACGAGCTGTGGCAGAAATGATAGTCGATGGAGGCTTTAAAACAATCGATCTTACTAGATTAGGGTTCGATAGATTAATAGTGGATAAACCAATGTATCAATTGCGAATTGCTTAGCGTTATTAATATTAGTTTGTTactgtaaatattatttaagcaaagaacaattttttataaactaaataAGGTAATATAACTTATTACTTGAAAGTGCAATGCCCTTATATAGCTTATAATAacgttatttttgttatatttattaattctcTCTTTTGATTCATCACAACTCAGTTCTTCATAGGATTTCCTTAAGAGCATTTCAATTATGTCTAAGTGATATGAAGACAAAGTTTTGAACAGCAGAAACTTTCCCATTTGTTCACacaattttaaaatgttctCAAATGATCTCTTATCCTCTAttacaaaaattcttttttccacataatttcaatcaatattttaattgataatataaagTGTTCTTGAATTGCTGGAgctatattcttaatttttttcctaaattcaAATTGAGTCTCCTCTTTTCTCAAAATCTCTGAAGTCCCTACAAGAATCGGTTCTAGGCTATCCATTCTGTAAGTCAGAGGTAAACCATCATAAGTAAATTTTTTCCACATTAGACATTTTCACTTTAAGTGCCtcatttttgattgatttccaTCTAGAAAAATTATCCTACATGCAAAATAAGATGGTAGGTGAAATATTGccatatattatattatcaaaaattagtcacTTTTGGTAAaaatctcagaagtaaaaaaatgCACTCATGATGGTTTACATCTGACCCACAGCATTAGTCCAAAAAATCCAGTACAAGTATCAAAACAATAGGAGTTACATGTTGAATACTTATGAATTCATAGCTATAAGGATATGACCGATAACAAAATCCTGGGCCTACGGAGGTGagtccataattttttatttgataggGCATCATACAATCTAACTAGGTATTGATACATGAATTGAACAAGCTATTTCATATGAGAAAGGATTTTTCTGAgccttttaatttttttactctcTCCTCAAAAATCGCTCTAGGGCATACCAAAATCATTCATTTAAAGTCTCCATTCAACTCCGGGGCtgaataattaaacaaaaaccccaaccaaatttataaaaattcaaccaattaattttttatcaccaAATTATCAATTGTATAAGAttcttttttttacataaagaggAAGCACAAGAGGTTAAACCCTATTACATTCAAGTAGTTCGAGTAGTGCCTACCGGAGGTGTCTGTGGTTGTAGTGTTCGCATGTGCCTGATTGAAGTTTAGGGCGGCTGCAGGTGAACTCCTCTAGGTAAGATTATGAACAGCTTGGaagtggtagtatcggtaaaacagagtcaggtcggCGACATTTCTTCCATATTCTAAACTGTCAAGTTTCTTGTTAACTCTgtatcgcctataagtcgaatttcTCTATTGTATTGAGTCAATCATCCTCAGGGTATTCTTGGGAGCCAAGCACAAAATGTACGAGCAATACTTCAAtgatggacgaatctgggccatagctttttggtcttaaagagaGCTACacgtttttgtgaagctgcctttgCTAATATGACGATGTGACTATGTTaggacatattgcttccaacctCAAGGCCCTATAAGCGAATTTGCACtgatggtaatattttatatacagataggaccaaatcctgagctgtATGCTGTATGTACAGAGAAAGAAAGTAGAtgacaagatgcatccctgGAAACACCAGCGttaatcccaaatatttttaaggTGTGTCCATCGATAGCGAGTGATAGGTGAGGACGAAAAACTGTATGATCTTTATTTATATAGGTTGGCAATCCAAaccctgtcaaaagccttcAATATGTCCAATGCGATTGCTCGGGATTCctcatatttctctatagctttaGACCATACGTTGGTGACATAAGTCAGGAGATTCCCGgttgatttgtttttgaaagtcGTATTGATGGTCGTTGATGATGTTAGTAGACTCAAGTTTTGCCGGTTAACGCAATCGAACGGTAGTTGTTGGGAACcttcttttttccatttttggtACGAGTTGAACAGGAATAAGTTTCCAATCTGCAGGGATGAGACTTTtttaaatgatagaaaaaaagaGTTTgcatatattaataatttcttgatGCTTCTAATGCCTTTTTATTaaacattcaaaacaaaggTCCAAAGTTTCTAATAGTTATCTATTTTAATACGTTTGGTAATCATTTTATCCAGCCATTGCGTCCACagtcttaaaaataaaataatttattgccCTCATCTGCCTTATACTTACTAAAAATAGAACATATAAGTTTTAGTGGATCCAAATCAGTGTAAAAATGATCCAGATCCTGCAACATGGTATAGGAAAAGATGattaaattcacaaaaaattttaaaaaaatgaaacttatttaaaaagtgCTTTTTTATCatcagaaaaaactttttttttccaaaaccatTGGGATTATTTGATTTCATGTTGAATCCTACAAGTATTTACCTTTGTTTATGAAAGGTAGGAAATGAGTCTACGTGtactaaaaaaacatttattatttaaaagttttttcagttaataacAAATGAAGATTTACTTCTCAAATAATTGAATGCTTCATAGCATCTCCTGCATAATTCATCATCATGGTCAGCATTGACTTTTCTACATCTTGGACAAACGTGTTTTTTACTTTGCGTTATGTTGATTCGATAACTTTTACTTA from Diorhabda sublineata isolate icDioSubl1.1 chromosome 5, icDioSubl1.1, whole genome shotgun sequence encodes the following:
- the LOC130444598 gene encoding FAD-dependent oxidoreductase domain-containing protein 1, which encodes MKMHLRRLLSLNKSLIDRRYFHRTSNLCERKPENPIWRTLRILGEDLQFKRRAPKTPEEHVKLLNRQFPRHADVVIIGGGAIGSSIAYWLKYKTNYDGIHVVVLDKDTTFKKCSTAISMGALTQQYSLPENIQLATYGAEFLRNSKRTFGDEININFDPAGYLLLASEDGASQLEDNIKLQNEYGTINILLSPQQIKKRFPYLDVTDVAIGSLGLEREGWFNAWDMLTLIRSNAIKLGAQYINAEAIDFLFEEKKDIMVEGVEGYYQGTNQIVVKLPNEEDYRTIEFAYCIIAAGHESTEVSKLAGIGIKPGMLSIPLPIEKRQRYVYSFDCKEHVPSINTPMIEDYSGIYFRREGLAGTFLVGASPHPDFTPPSDSEEDKSKFFNEMVLPCLSRRVPAFKDVQVTGSWSGPYDYNVFDGNGIVGPHPYYINMYLATGFSNQGIQQAPGVGRAVAEMIVDGGFKTIDLTRLGFDRLIVDKPMYQLRIA